The region TTGATACCGGTTCCGGTGGCTGGCATGTCTATACACCGCGTGGTTACGCCAAGAAAATCGATGCGCCGTCTTCATCAGGCGATGCCAACGGAGAAGCAGCAGAATGACCGTTCACTTTATCGGCGCCGGGCCCGGAGACCCGGATCTCATCACCGTCAAGGGCCGTCGCCTGATTGAAAGCTGCCCGGTCTGCCTCTATGCGGGATCTCTCGTACCGGAAGCGGTTGTTGAGTGTGCGCCAGAGGGGGCTCTGGTTCTGGACACGGCTCCCATGCATCTTGATGCCATCATTGAAGAGATCAAGAAAGCCCATGACGCCGGCCGGGATGTGGCCCGTGTTCACTCAGGTGATCCGTCTCTCTATGGCGCCATTGCCGAGCAGATCCGTCGCCTGAAGGCCTTGGGGATCGACTACGACATCACACCGGGCGTTTCCGCCTATGCGGCCGCAGCCGCAGCGCTCGGTCAGGAGTTGACGGTTCCGGAGATCTGCCAGACCGTGATCCTTACTCGTACGGCTATGCAGTCAT is a window of Coralliovum pocilloporae DNA encoding:
- the cobM gene encoding precorrin-4 C(11)-methyltransferase — its product is MTVHFIGAGPGDPDLITVKGRRLIESCPVCLYAGSLVPEAVVECAPEGALVLDTAPMHLDAIIEEIKKAHDAGRDVARVHSGDPSLYGAIAEQIRRLKALGIDYDITPGVSAYAAAAAALGQELTVPEICQTVILTRTAMQSSSMPEGEDLETLGKSGALLAIHLSVRNVREIQRKLIPLYGADCPVVVAYRVGWPDQMFIKGTLEDIQSKIRDEKITRTALIFVGPSLAEVDFRDSALYDSEFSHVLRVAEKKQKKSA